Proteins co-encoded in one Acidovorax sp. 69 genomic window:
- the ntrC gene encoding nitrogen regulation protein NR(I): MKPIWIVDDDPSIRFVLEKALARENLPTRSFTHPREVLDALADVTAGDPARQGPQILVSDIRMPGGSGLQLLEKVRELQPGLPVIIMTAYSDLDSAVSAFQRGAFEYLPKPFDLPKAVELIRRAVEESQREEVTEERQTAAPEMLGQAPAMQDVFRAIGRLSQSQVTVLITGESGSGKELVARALHKHSPCADGPFVAINTAAIPKDLLESELFGHERGAFTGAQTQRRGRFEQAEGGTLFLDEIGDMPFDLQTRLLRVLSDGQFYRVGGHAAVKAHVRVIAATHQDLERRVKDGGFREDLFHRLNVIRLRLPALRERHEDVPMLTRHFLQQSARQLGVEPKRIADSALARLEQFAFPGNVRQLENICHWLTVMAPAQVISLQDLPPEVLEAPVFQPPVRAAVAAGEAPTTVTSLPVATVAPSAAATAATAALAHPPEMVGGIHPAVASPAALPSWSADVAAAPATPAHSWEQALEAEAQKLLAGGQPEVWDALTRRFESRLIRTALVATHGRRMEAAQRLGIGRNTITRKIQELGLDAPDEA, translated from the coding sequence ATGAAGCCGATCTGGATAGTAGATGACGACCCCTCGATCCGCTTCGTCCTGGAGAAGGCGTTGGCCCGCGAGAACCTGCCCACGCGCAGTTTCACGCACCCCCGCGAAGTGCTCGACGCGCTCGCGGATGTCACCGCAGGTGACCCTGCCCGGCAGGGACCCCAGATTCTGGTAAGCGACATCCGCATGCCGGGTGGCTCCGGCTTGCAGTTGCTGGAAAAAGTCCGCGAGCTGCAACCGGGCCTGCCAGTCATCATCATGACGGCGTACTCCGATCTCGACAGTGCCGTCTCGGCCTTTCAGCGCGGAGCCTTCGAGTACCTGCCCAAGCCGTTCGACCTGCCCAAGGCGGTCGAGCTGATCCGTCGCGCGGTGGAAGAAAGCCAGCGCGAAGAAGTTACCGAAGAGCGCCAGACCGCTGCTCCGGAAATGCTGGGCCAGGCGCCCGCCATGCAGGACGTTTTTCGCGCCATCGGCCGGCTCAGTCAGAGCCAGGTCACGGTGCTGATCACGGGTGAATCGGGCTCGGGCAAGGAGCTGGTGGCGCGCGCGCTGCACAAGCACTCGCCCTGCGCGGATGGTCCCTTTGTGGCCATCAACACGGCGGCCATCCCCAAGGATTTGCTGGAATCCGAACTCTTCGGTCATGAGCGCGGCGCCTTCACCGGTGCGCAGACGCAGCGGCGTGGCCGCTTTGAACAGGCCGAAGGCGGGACGCTGTTTCTCGACGAAATTGGCGACATGCCGTTTGACCTGCAGACCCGCCTGCTGCGCGTGTTGTCGGACGGGCAGTTTTACCGCGTGGGTGGCCATGCTGCCGTCAAGGCCCATGTGCGCGTGATTGCTGCGACCCACCAAGACCTCGAAAGGCGCGTCAAGGACGGCGGCTTTCGCGAGGACTTGTTCCACCGCCTCAACGTGATCCGCCTGCGCCTGCCCGCGCTGCGCGAGCGCCACGAAGACGTGCCCATGCTCACGCGCCACTTTCTGCAGCAAAGCGCACGGCAGCTTGGGGTAGAGCCCAAGCGCATTGCCGATTCGGCGCTGGCGCGGCTGGAGCAGTTTGCGTTTCCGGGCAATGTGCGCCAGCTGGAGAACATCTGCCACTGGCTCACGGTGATGGCACCCGCGCAGGTGATCTCACTGCAGGACCTGCCGCCCGAGGTACTGGAAGCCCCTGTTTTTCAGCCGCCTGTGCGGGCGGCGGTGGCGGCGGGCGAGGCCCCGACCACCGTGACGTCCCTGCCCGTGGCCACGGTGGCCCCGTCGGCAGCCGCTACGGCAGCAACTGCCGCACTGGCACATCCTCCCGAGATGGTGGGAGGCATACACCCTGCTGTGGCATCGCCGGCAGCCTTGCCCTCCTGGTCTGCCGATGTGGCGGCAGCACCTGCCACGCCAGCCCACAGCTGGGAGCAGGCGCTGGAGGCTGAGGCACAAAAACTGTTGGCCGGTGGCCAGCCTGAGGTCTGGGATGCACTGACGCGGCGTTTTGAGTCACGGCTCATCCGCACCGCGCTCGTGGCCACCCACGGGCGCCGCATGGAGGCAGCGCAGCGCCTGGGTATTGGGCGCAACACCATCACGCGCAAGATCCAGGAGTTGGGACTCGATGCCCCGGATGAGGCATAA
- a CDS encoding sterol desaturase family protein translates to MGWLGGLFDGVQQWLFESVLQPMMFSMGLASLLENGYEASGWLLVGLLQLAVIVAVIGPLQRLWPVEPLTQRATVRTDILYTLIHRLGVFRLALFFTVDPLADSLFGALRVAGVSTFQLDGLWPGLTDLPWVSLLLYLVVFDFVDYWIHRGQHHFEWWWRLHSLHHAQQQMTMWSDNRNHLLDDLLRDAILVIVAQLIGVAPGQFIAILAITQLSESFQHANVRLWFGRWGERLWVSPRFHRLHHSIGIGHETIKPSTGAPSSAKAGEPHVVLGGHNFGVLLPWWDMLMRTANFELRFDPTGVRDQVEPGPDGQLRDYGTGFWSQQWRGVLRLFGKA, encoded by the coding sequence ATGGGATGGCTTGGCGGCTTGTTTGATGGTGTTCAGCAATGGCTTTTCGAGAGCGTGTTACAGCCGATGATGTTTTCGATGGGCCTGGCAAGTTTGCTGGAGAACGGCTACGAGGCCTCGGGCTGGCTGCTGGTGGGCTTGCTGCAACTGGCGGTGATCGTGGCTGTGATTGGGCCCCTGCAGCGCCTGTGGCCTGTGGAGCCGCTGACCCAGCGGGCAACCGTTCGCACGGACATTCTCTACACCCTGATTCACCGCTTGGGCGTGTTCCGGCTGGCTTTGTTTTTCACTGTCGATCCGCTGGCCGACTCCCTGTTTGGCGCTCTGCGTGTGGCGGGCGTCAGTACTTTTCAGTTGGATGGACTCTGGCCTGGCCTGACTGACCTCCCCTGGGTCAGCTTGTTGCTGTATCTGGTGGTGTTTGATTTTGTAGATTACTGGATTCACCGGGGGCAGCACCATTTTGAATGGTGGTGGCGGCTGCATTCTCTGCACCACGCGCAGCAGCAGATGACCATGTGGAGTGACAACCGCAACCACCTGCTCGACGACCTGCTCAGGGACGCGATTTTGGTGATCGTCGCGCAACTCATCGGTGTGGCGCCGGGCCAGTTCATCGCCATCTTGGCCATTACGCAGTTGAGCGAGAGCTTTCAGCACGCCAATGTTCGTTTGTGGTTTGGTCGCTGGGGTGAGCGCTTGTGGGTCAGTCCGCGTTTTCATCGCCTCCACCACAGCATCGGCATCGGCCACGAGACGATCAAGCCCTCTACAGGTGCGCCCTCTTCAGCCAAGGCAGGGGAACCCCACGTGGTGCTGGGTGGACACAACTTCGGCGTCTTGTTGCCCTGGTGGGACATGCTGATGCGGACGGCCAATTTCGAATTGCGCTTTGACCCTACCGGCGTGCGCGATCAGGTCGAGCCCGGTCCTGATGGCCAATTGCGTGACTACGGCACGGGCTTCTGGTCTCAGCAGTGGCGTGGCGTATTGCGGCTGTTTGGGAAGGCTTGA
- a CDS encoding EI24 domain-containing protein: protein MGLLLDSFWRAAAYCLRPRVIVLSLLPLLLMAALALGLGHFYWDAAVLGMRALLDASTLLASIWSWLQGWGMGDVTAVMAPLMVVLAVAPVLVVVSLLMVAVLMTPALVALVADRRFPSLERKKGGSFIASVAWSVGSTVLALIALVVSIPLWLVPPLVLVLPPLIWGWLTYRVMVFDALADHASKAERQEIFRRHRSSLLSIGIVTGYLGAAPSIVWASGVVFAAAFFVLVPLAIWIYTLVFAFSSLWFTHYGLAALQRLRAESVEPAGPGATPAAVVTGAAPPVASLPVSESLANGTPTP from the coding sequence ATGGGATTACTGCTCGATTCTTTCTGGCGTGCAGCGGCGTATTGCCTGCGGCCTCGTGTCATTGTCCTGTCGCTGTTGCCGCTGTTGTTGATGGCGGCTTTGGCCCTGGGGCTGGGACATTTCTATTGGGATGCAGCAGTCCTGGGCATGCGCGCGCTACTGGATGCTTCTACGTTATTGGCCAGCATCTGGAGTTGGCTGCAGGGCTGGGGGATGGGGGATGTGACGGCCGTGATGGCTCCGTTGATGGTGGTTCTGGCAGTGGCTCCGGTGCTGGTGGTTGTCTCGCTGCTGATGGTGGCGGTGCTCATGACTCCGGCTTTGGTCGCCCTGGTGGCTGACCGGCGTTTCCCGAGCCTGGAGCGCAAGAAGGGGGGATCCTTCATTGCCAGTGTCGCTTGGTCGGTGGGTTCCACGGTTCTGGCGCTCATCGCCTTGGTGGTGTCGATTCCTTTGTGGCTCGTGCCGCCGCTCGTGCTTGTCCTCCCGCCTTTGATCTGGGGTTGGCTCACGTACCGTGTGATGGTGTTCGATGCTTTGGCAGACCATGCCAGCAAAGCAGAGCGCCAGGAGATATTCCGCCGCCACCGCAGTAGTCTGCTGAGCATTGGCATAGTCACGGGCTATCTGGGCGCTGCGCCCAGCATCGTGTGGGCCTCCGGGGTGGTCTTTGCGGCTGCGTTCTTTGTTCTCGTGCCGTTGGCCATCTGGATCTACACCCTGGTGTTTGCGTTCTCATCGTTGTGGTTTACCCACTATGGCCTGGCTGCGCTGCAACGATTGCGTGCCGAGTCTGTAGAGCCCGCTGGGCCTGGGGCCACACCCGCTGCCGTTGTGACGGGAGCTGCGCCCCCTGTAGCGTCTTTGCCCGTTTCTGAATCCCTTGCTAACGGAACCCCCACACCATGA
- the glnA gene encoding type I glutamate--ammonia ligase, whose protein sequence is MAKTVADVMKMVKENEVKFIDFRFTDTRGKQQHTTVPVSHFDEDKFISGHAFDGSSIAGWKGIEASDMQLIPDPSTANIDPFFEETTLILTCDVIEPTDGKAYDRDPRSIAKRAEAYLKASGLGDTAFFGPEPEFFIFDGVRWSTEPNNTFYEIDEYEAPWNTGAKLEGGNRGHRPTVKGGYFPVPPVDSTQDMRAEMSLILESLGIPVEVFHHEVAGAGQNEIGTRFSTLVERADWTILQKYVIHNVANAYGKTATFMPKPYHGDNGSGMHVHQSVWKDGKNLFAGDGYAGLSDFALYYIGGIIKHARALNAITNPGTNSYKRLVPHFEAPVKLAYSAKNRSASIRIPYVANPKGRRVEARFPDPLMNPYLGFAALLMAGLDGVENKIHPGEAATKDLYHLPPEEDKLVPTVCHSLDQALEHLDKDRAFLTKGGVFTDSMIDAYIDLKMNEVTRFRMAVHPVEYDMYYSL, encoded by the coding sequence ATGGCCAAGACCGTTGCAGACGTGATGAAGATGGTGAAGGAAAACGAAGTCAAATTCATTGACTTCCGTTTTACTGACACCCGTGGCAAACAACAGCACACCACGGTGCCCGTCTCTCACTTCGACGAAGACAAGTTCATTTCGGGCCATGCCTTTGATGGTTCGTCGATTGCCGGTTGGAAGGGCATCGAAGCCTCCGACATGCAGTTGATCCCCGATCCCAGCACGGCCAACATCGATCCTTTCTTTGAAGAAACGACGCTGATCCTGACCTGCGACGTGATTGAGCCCACCGACGGCAAGGCCTACGACCGCGACCCCCGCTCCATTGCCAAGCGCGCGGAAGCCTACCTGAAGGCGTCCGGCCTGGGTGATACCGCTTTCTTTGGTCCCGAGCCAGAATTCTTCATCTTCGACGGCGTTCGCTGGAGCACCGAGCCCAACAACACCTTCTACGAAATCGACGAGTACGAAGCGCCCTGGAACACCGGCGCCAAGCTTGAAGGCGGCAACCGTGGCCACCGTCCTACCGTCAAGGGCGGCTACTTCCCGGTGCCTCCGGTGGACAGCACACAAGACATGCGTGCTGAAATGTCCCTGATCCTCGAGTCGCTGGGTATTCCCGTCGAAGTGTTCCACCACGAAGTGGCGGGCGCTGGCCAGAACGAAATCGGTACCCGTTTCAGCACGCTGGTCGAACGCGCTGACTGGACGATTCTGCAAAAGTACGTGATCCACAACGTGGCCAATGCCTACGGCAAGACCGCGACATTCATGCCCAAGCCCTACCATGGTGACAACGGCTCCGGCATGCACGTGCACCAGTCGGTCTGGAAGGATGGCAAGAACCTGTTTGCAGGCGACGGCTACGCCGGTCTGAGCGACTTCGCGCTGTACTACATCGGAGGCATCATCAAGCACGCCCGTGCACTGAATGCCATCACCAACCCAGGCACCAACAGCTACAAGCGCCTGGTGCCTCACTTCGAAGCCCCGGTGAAGCTGGCCTACTCGGCCAAGAACCGCTCGGCCTCCATCCGTATCCCTTACGTGGCCAACCCCAAGGGTCGTCGCGTGGAAGCGCGCTTCCCCGATCCACTGATGAACCCCTACCTGGGTTTCGCAGCCCTGCTGATGGCGGGTCTGGACGGCGTGGAAAACAAGATCCATCCCGGCGAAGCCGCTACGAAGGATCTGTACCACCTGCCTCCAGAAGAAGACAAGCTGGTTCCTACCGTGTGCCACAGCCTGGACCAGGCCCTGGAACACCTGGACAAGGACCGCGCGTTCCTGACCAAGGGTGGTGTGTTCACCGACAGCATGATCGATGCCTACATTGATCTGAAGATGAATGAAGTGACCCGCTTCCGCATGGCTGTGCACCCTGTCGAGTACGACATGTACTACTCGCTGTAA
- a CDS encoding 16S rRNA pseudouridine(516) synthase: MQLQDILYSQGFGTRRVCAGLIQQGWVSVCESSSAAEYLPCTDATAEYKPDGLLLRVQGVDWPYHAKAYVLLHKPAGTECSQKPSTYPSIYTLLPAPLRQRPTKSAVQGVQAVGRLDQDTTGLLLLSDDGQFIHRMSSPKKHVPKIYEVTTKHPVDESQVSKLLAGVVLDDDPKPVRAAACEVVSNHRMDLTLTEGKYHQVKRMLAAVGNRVEGLHRARIGAMNLPADLAPGSWKWLSEDDLLLLNRIP; encoded by the coding sequence ATGCAGCTTCAAGATATTTTGTATTCGCAGGGCTTTGGTACGCGTCGGGTCTGTGCTGGACTGATTCAGCAAGGCTGGGTTTCTGTGTGTGAGTCGTCTTCGGCTGCCGAATACCTGCCCTGTACAGATGCCACTGCCGAGTACAAACCCGACGGCTTGCTTTTACGGGTGCAGGGCGTTGACTGGCCATACCATGCTAAGGCCTATGTGCTGTTGCACAAACCCGCTGGGACCGAGTGCTCTCAAAAGCCCTCTACGTATCCCAGCATCTACACCCTTTTGCCGGCTCCGTTGCGTCAACGGCCGACGAAAAGTGCTGTGCAAGGGGTGCAGGCGGTAGGGCGATTGGACCAGGACACGACGGGTCTGCTGCTTTTGAGTGATGACGGTCAGTTCATTCATCGAATGAGCTCACCAAAAAAACATGTTCCCAAGATTTACGAAGTTACCACCAAGCACCCCGTGGATGAATCCCAGGTGTCTAAATTGTTGGCTGGTGTTGTGCTTGACGATGACCCGAAACCGGTCCGCGCCGCTGCCTGCGAAGTGGTTTCGAACCATCGAATGGATCTGACCCTGACGGAAGGGAAATACCATCAGGTTAAGCGCATGCTCGCAGCCGTTGGCAATCGTGTCGAAGGCTTGCACCGCGCCCGCATCGGCGCGATGAATCTGCCGGCCGACTTGGCACCTGGATCCTGGAAGTGGCTGAGCGAGGATGATCTGTTGCTGTTGAATCGAATCCCCTAA
- a CDS encoding polysaccharide deacetylase family protein yields MLFIALNAYVACAIAQKDCNKPLYLTFDTGHMEIAPLVADVLNRQQVRVTFFAANERTKQGDGSLGEHWAPWWHARAAEGHEFASHTWNHTYWRADMGSTESPSFRVRPSAGMREGQDSVMSAADYCAEISLASDRLKMVTGKSPLPLFRAPGGKTSPQLIASARACGYTHVGWSPAGFLGDELPSETTSNAALLRKALRDVRSGDILLAHLGIWSRKDPWAPAVLEPLIVGLKQQGFCFRTLREHPQYGAGR; encoded by the coding sequence ATATTATTTATAGCGTTGAATGCTTATGTTGCTTGCGCTATCGCCCAAAAAGACTGTAATAAGCCGCTGTATCTGACCTTTGACACTGGGCACATGGAGATCGCGCCTTTGGTTGCCGATGTGCTGAATCGGCAACAAGTCCGGGTGACGTTCTTTGCCGCGAACGAACGGACTAAGCAAGGGGACGGTAGCCTGGGTGAGCACTGGGCGCCTTGGTGGCACGCCCGTGCTGCGGAGGGGCATGAGTTTGCCTCGCACACCTGGAACCACACTTACTGGCGTGCCGATATGGGCAGTACCGAGAGCCCTTCATTTCGGGTGCGTCCTTCGGCTGGAATGCGCGAGGGGCAGGACTCTGTGATGTCGGCCGCCGACTATTGCGCAGAGATCAGTTTGGCATCAGATCGGCTCAAGATGGTGACAGGTAAATCCCCGTTGCCCTTGTTCCGTGCGCCAGGAGGCAAAACGTCCCCCCAGTTGATTGCCAGCGCCCGAGCGTGCGGGTACACCCACGTCGGATGGTCTCCCGCCGGTTTTTTGGGGGATGAGCTTCCTAGCGAGACGACCAGCAATGCCGCGTTGTTGCGCAAGGCACTGCGGGACGTGCGCAGTGGCGATATTCTCCTGGCGCACCTGGGGATCTGGTCGCGCAAAGATCCCTGGGCCCCTGCTGTGCTGGAGCCGCTGATTGTGGGGCTCAAGCAGCAAGGTTTTTGTTTCCGTACCTTGCGAGAGCATCCTCAATACGGCGCAGGCCGGTAG
- a CDS encoding YncE family protein, translating to MKIFSIARVCVALCGFWFSLGGASAAEPPLFVLNSLEANVSVIDPTSWTETARIPTGKEPHHLYLTPDEKSIIVANALGDTLTFVDPRTAQVQRTVRGIVDPYHLRFSPDMKWFITAANRLNHVDFYRWDGKELTLVQRVATSRTPSHLWIDSRSTTVYSTMQDSDELIAIDIATQTIKWRIKTGAMPADVYGSPDDKRIFVGLTGSDSVEVFDVSGREPASIKKIKTGNGAHAFRAAGDGRHLYVSNRVANSISKIDMVTQQVVESYPVPGGPDCMDVSADGRFIYVSSRWARKLSVVDTETKKVVRQVAVGKSPHGVWTLHHAPR from the coding sequence GTGAAGATTTTCTCGATTGCGCGAGTGTGCGTTGCCCTCTGTGGGTTCTGGTTCTCTCTGGGAGGCGCTAGTGCAGCAGAGCCTCCTTTGTTCGTTCTCAATTCGCTGGAAGCCAATGTCAGCGTCATTGATCCGACGTCTTGGACCGAGACTGCCCGGATTCCAACAGGCAAAGAGCCACATCATCTCTACCTGACACCCGACGAAAAGTCGATCATTGTGGCCAATGCGCTTGGTGACACGCTGACTTTTGTCGACCCCCGTACTGCCCAGGTGCAGCGCACGGTGAGGGGTATTGTTGACCCCTATCACCTTCGATTCAGTCCCGACATGAAGTGGTTCATCACGGCTGCGAATCGGTTGAACCATGTGGATTTTTATCGCTGGGACGGGAAAGAACTGACCCTTGTGCAGCGAGTGGCCACATCGCGTACCCCTAGCCACTTGTGGATCGACAGTCGGAGCACCACGGTGTACTCGACCATGCAAGACAGTGACGAGCTAATTGCCATCGACATTGCCACCCAGACCATCAAGTGGCGGATCAAGACCGGTGCCATGCCCGCTGATGTCTATGGCAGCCCTGATGACAAGCGTATTTTTGTGGGCCTGACGGGCAGCGACAGTGTCGAAGTATTCGATGTCTCGGGGCGTGAGCCTGCCAGCATCAAGAAGATCAAGACGGGCAATGGAGCGCATGCCTTCCGTGCTGCGGGGGATGGTCGTCACCTTTATGTGAGCAACCGAGTAGCCAATTCCATCAGCAAGATCGACATGGTGACGCAACAGGTTGTGGAGTCGTATCCCGTGCCGGGCGGACCCGACTGTATGGATGTGTCAGCAGATGGCCGCTTCATCTACGTGAGCTCACGGTGGGCCCGCAAGCTTTCTGTGGTCGACACGGAAACCAAGAAGGTTGTCAGGCAAGTCGCGGTGGGCAAGTCACCCCACGGTGTCTGGACGCTTCATCACGCTCCGCGGTAA
- a CDS encoding PA2169 family four-helix-bundle protein: protein MSDFNDANRDPLTNEPGAHPVGTGVGAALGGAAAGAAVGALGGPVGAAVGGVAGAVAGGLAGKAAAEAVNPTEEDAYWRDTYHREPYYVGGRTYEQYRPAYELGWSSVGRHDGNFDTIEPRLADDWRARHGADGLAWTDVRPATRAAWERAADRRALAEQRPLDLIDAEDVVDVLNDLLESARDGEYGFHACAEHAESGQLKGIFQRHSRECAAAAMELEHEIRRLNGDPVLGGTVAGALHRGWVSVKTALSTQDDKAVLEECERGEDAAVARYHRALKTPLPLEVRALVERQSRGAQRNHDEVRALREGFSTQR from the coding sequence ATGTCGGATTTCAACGATGCCAACCGTGACCCTTTGACCAACGAGCCAGGCGCTCATCCCGTCGGGACAGGCGTGGGAGCTGCCCTGGGAGGGGCCGCTGCCGGGGCAGCGGTCGGCGCTTTGGGCGGCCCTGTGGGGGCTGCCGTCGGGGGCGTGGCAGGGGCTGTTGCAGGCGGCCTGGCAGGCAAGGCCGCAGCCGAGGCCGTCAACCCCACCGAGGAGGACGCCTATTGGCGCGATACCTACCACCGCGAGCCCTACTACGTGGGTGGGCGCACCTATGAGCAGTACCGCCCCGCGTACGAGCTGGGTTGGTCGTCGGTGGGCCGCCACGATGGCAACTTTGACACCATTGAACCCCGCCTGGCCGACGACTGGCGGGCCCGCCATGGCGCCGATGGCCTGGCCTGGACCGATGTGCGCCCCGCCACGCGTGCCGCCTGGGAGCGTGCTGCAGACCGCCGCGCGCTGGCCGAGCAGCGCCCATTGGACCTGATTGACGCCGAAGACGTGGTCGATGTGCTCAATGACCTGCTGGAATCGGCGCGCGATGGCGAGTATGGGTTTCACGCCTGCGCCGAGCATGCCGAGTCAGGCCAGCTCAAGGGCATCTTCCAGCGTCACTCGCGTGAATGTGCGGCAGCGGCCATGGAGCTGGAGCATGAAATCCGCCGTCTTAACGGTGACCCTGTCCTGGGCGGCACCGTGGCGGGTGCGCTGCACCGGGGCTGGGTGTCGGTCAAGACGGCGCTGTCCACACAGGACGACAAGGCCGTGTTGGAGGAGTGTGAGCGGGGCGAGGATGCCGCTGTGGCCCGTTATCACAGGGCGCTGAAGACCCCCTTGCCGCTGGAGGTCCGCGCGCTGGTAGAGCGGCAATCCAGGGGCGCACAGCGCAATCACGATGAGGTGCGTGCGCTGCGCGAGGGTTTCTCCACGCAGCGCTGA
- a CDS encoding molybdopterin-binding protein, which yields MTPSFGLIIVGDEILSGKRADKHMPKVIELLAARGLSLAYADYVGDNPDRITATLQRAFASGDVVFSCGGIGATPDDHTRQCAARALQRELALHPEAEALIRERMQDVAQEQGVPYEADRPDNIHRLNMGMFPAGASIISNPYNKIPGFSCIGAGGGAVHFVPGFPVMAWPMIEGVLDQRYTEFFNRTPQTEQSVVVYGAMEAALTPLMERIEKMHPQVRVFSLPSVDHPQYGRHIELGVKGPAPSVPAAWQELKKGLHDFGANCGPELVRNL from the coding sequence ATGACCCCTTCTTTTGGCCTCATCATCGTGGGCGACGAAATCCTGTCGGGCAAGCGCGCTGACAAGCACATGCCCAAGGTGATTGAACTTCTCGCGGCACGTGGCCTTTCTCTCGCTTACGCTGACTATGTCGGGGACAACCCAGATCGGATCACTGCCACCTTGCAGCGAGCCTTCGCATCGGGCGATGTGGTGTTTTCATGCGGCGGCATAGGCGCCACCCCCGACGACCATACGCGCCAATGTGCAGCCCGGGCCCTTCAGCGCGAGCTTGCTCTGCACCCAGAGGCTGAAGCCTTGATCCGCGAGCGCATGCAGGATGTTGCCCAGGAGCAGGGCGTGCCGTACGAGGCCGATCGGCCCGACAACATTCACCGGCTCAACATGGGCATGTTTCCGGCCGGCGCCAGCATCATTTCGAACCCGTACAACAAGATACCCGGCTTCAGTTGCATAGGCGCAGGCGGCGGTGCGGTGCACTTTGTTCCGGGCTTTCCCGTCATGGCCTGGCCCATGATCGAAGGGGTGCTGGACCAGCGCTACACGGAGTTCTTCAATCGCACGCCTCAGACCGAACAGTCTGTGGTGGTCTATGGCGCGATGGAGGCTGCTTTGACGCCCCTCATGGAGCGCATCGAAAAAATGCATCCGCAAGTGCGGGTGTTCAGTCTGCCCAGCGTGGATCATCCACAATACGGGCGGCACATCGAATTGGGTGTCAAAGGGCCTGCTCCCTCGGTTCCTGCTGCTTGGCAGGAGCTGAAAAAGGGGTTGCACGATTTTGGTGCAAATTGTGGCCCTGAATTGGTGCGAAACCTGTGA
- the glnL gene encoding nitrogen regulation protein NR(II) produces MSTLVAVLRADDGAVQFANAALENTLGLSRRTLEGADFSTFFTDPALLQTALAGARGKDFAALRYEASLKRLHQDPVPVHVNVADAEQVGEILVELWPLEQQARQDREERLREQAQANKELIRNLAHEIKNPLGGIRGAAQLLEMELESRELTEYTQVIIHEADRLQSLVDRLLAPHRHPHLVGDVNIHEVCERVRSLVLVEYPQGLKVQRDYDTSIPEFRGDRAQLIQALLNIVQNAAQALTDRIAAGDAVITLRTRVARQVTFGRQRYRLALELHVIDNGPGVPDAIKERIFYPLVSGRDGGSGLGLTLAQTFVQRHHGLIECDSVPGRTDFRILIPLP; encoded by the coding sequence ATGTCCACCCTCGTGGCGGTGCTGCGTGCGGACGATGGTGCGGTGCAGTTTGCCAACGCAGCCCTGGAAAACACCCTGGGCCTGTCGCGGCGCACGCTCGAAGGTGCCGACTTCTCCACCTTTTTTACCGACCCGGCTCTGTTACAGACGGCCTTGGCGGGTGCGCGTGGCAAGGACTTTGCCGCGCTGCGCTACGAAGCCAGCTTGAAGCGCCTGCACCAGGACCCGGTGCCTGTGCATGTCAATGTGGCTGATGCCGAACAAGTGGGAGAAATCCTGGTGGAACTCTGGCCCCTGGAGCAGCAGGCACGCCAGGACCGCGAAGAGCGGCTGCGTGAACAGGCCCAGGCCAACAAGGAGCTGATCCGTAACCTGGCGCATGAAATCAAGAACCCGCTGGGTGGCATCCGGGGCGCGGCGCAGTTGCTGGAGATGGAGCTGGAAAGCCGCGAGCTGACCGAATACACGCAGGTCATCATCCATGAGGCCGACCGTCTGCAAAGTCTGGTCGATCGCCTGCTGGCGCCGCACCGTCACCCCCATCTGGTGGGCGACGTGAACATCCACGAGGTGTGTGAGCGCGTGAGATCACTCGTGCTGGTCGAGTATCCGCAGGGCCTCAAGGTCCAGCGCGACTACGACACCTCGATTCCGGAGTTCCGTGGCGACCGCGCACAGCTCATTCAGGCCTTGCTGAACATCGTGCAAAACGCTGCCCAGGCACTGACAGACCGCATTGCCGCAGGGGACGCCGTGATCACGTTGCGCACCCGCGTGGCCCGTCAGGTCACGTTTGGTCGCCAGCGTTATCGGCTGGCACTGGAATTGCATGTCATCGACAACGGACCGGGCGTACCCGATGCCATCAAAGAGCGGATTTTTTACCCGCTGGTGTCGGGACGGGACGGCGGATCAGGGCTGGGGCTGACGTTGGCACAAACCTTCGTACAGCGCCACCATGGGTTGATCGAATGCGACAGCGTACCGGGTCGCACCGACTTCCGAATCCTGATCCCCTTGCCTTAA